One window of the Lemur catta isolate mLemCat1 chromosome 6, mLemCat1.pri, whole genome shotgun sequence genome contains the following:
- the SMCO3 gene encoding single-pass membrane and coiled-coil domain-containing protein 3, producing MAQSDFLYPDNPKRRQEVNRLHQQLLDCLSDSFHATNKLTGVLNMHLGCRLASIEMKRDGTIKENCDIIIQAITEIQKELQKVDEALKDKLEPTLYRKLQDIKERETEKIAIVQKVISVILGEATSAASAVAVKLVGSNVTTGIINKLVSVLAQIGASLLGSIGVAVLGLGIDMIFRAILGAVEKTQLQEAIKSYEKHLVEFQSASEKYHHAITEVSNTVKHQMK from the coding sequence ATGGCTCAGAGTGATTTCCTCTACCCAGATAACCCAAAGAGGCGGCAGGAAGTAAACCGTCTTCACCAGCAGCTCCTTGACTGCTTATCTGACAGCTTCCATGCCACCAATAAATTGACTGGGGTTCTAAATATGCACTTGGGGTGCAGGCTGGCCTCCATTGAGATGAAAAGAGATGGGACCATCAAAGAAAACTGCGATATCATCATCCAAGCCATTACGGAAATCCAAAAGGAACTTCAAAAGGTTGATGAAGCACTAAAAGACAAACTAGAGCCAACACTTTATAGAAAACTTCAGGATATTAAggaaagggaaacagagaaaattGCAATAGTACAAAAGGTGATCTCAGTCATCCTAGGAGAAGCTACATCTGCAGCCAGTGCAGTGGCTGTTAAACTTGTAGGCTCAAATGTCACAACTGGCATAATTAACAAGTTGGTCAGTGTGTTAGCTCAAATTGGTGCTTCTCTCCTTGGTAGTATTGGAGTTGCTGTTCTCGGCCTTGGCATAGATATGATCTTCCGTGCCATCCTGGGAGCAGTAGAGAAAACACAGCTTCAAGAAGCCATCAAAAGCTATGAGAAGCATCTGGTGGAGTTCCAGTCAGCCTCAGAAAAATATCATCATGCCATTACTGAGGTCTCCAATACAGTGAAACACcaaatgaaatga